One Vigna unguiculata cultivar IT97K-499-35 chromosome 7, ASM411807v1, whole genome shotgun sequence genomic region harbors:
- the LOC114190608 gene encoding serine/threonine-protein kinase Aurora-3-like: MASQNPAEEENSKRNWSLQDFEIGKPLGRGKFGSVYVAREVKSKFVVALKVIFKEQIDKYRIHHQLRREMEIQTSLRHPNILRLYGWFHDTDRVFLILEYAHKGEVYKEMRKKGHFTEKEAATYILSLTKALAYCHEKHVIHRDIKPENLLLDHEGRLKIGDFGWSVQSKSKRHTMCGTLDYLAPEMVENKAHDYAVDNWTLGILCYEFLFGAPPFEAESQADTFKRIMKVDLSFPSNPSVSLDAKSLISRLLVKDSSRRLSLQKIMEHPWIIKNADFSGTCL, from the exons ATGGCTTCTCAAAACCCAGCGGAAGAAGAAAACTCAAAGCGAAATTGGTCCCTCCAAGACTTCGAGATCGGTAAACCTCTCGGCAGGGGCAAATTTGGCAGCGTTTATGTTGCCAGAGAAGTCAAG AGCAAATTTGTTGTGGCGTTGAAGGTTATATTTAAGGAACAAATTGATAAGTATAGAATTCATCACCAACTAAGGAGAGAGATGGAGATACAGACCAGTCTTCGGCACCCTAACATCCTCCGTCTTTATGGTTGGTTTCATGACACTGACCGTGTTTTCTTGATTCTCGAGTATGCTCATAAAGGTGAGGTCTACAAAGAGATGAGAAAGAAGGGACATTTTACAGAGAAGGAAGCTGCTACG TATATTTTGAGCCTCACAAAGGCGTTGGCTTATTGCCACGAGAAGCATGTTATTCATAGGGATATCAAGCCTGAAAATTTGTTGCTGGATCACGAG GGTCGTCTTAAAATTGGAGACTTTGGTTGGTCTGTTCAGTCTAAAAGCAAAAGACATACCATGTGTGGCACATTGGATTATTTAGCACCAGAAATGGTTGAAAATAAAGCTCATGACTATGCTGTTGATAACTGGACTCTTGGTATCCTTTGTTATGAGTTCCTCTTTGGTGCCCCTCCATTTGAGGCTGAGAGTCAAGCTGATACCTTCAAAAG GATAATGAAGGTTGATCTAAGCTTCCCTTCCAACCCTTCTGTTTCTTTAGATGCCAAAAGTCTGATTAGCCGG CTTCTGGTGAAGGACTCCTCACGACGGCTCTCTCTTCAGAAGATAATGGAGCATCCTTGGATAATCAAGAATGCAGATTTTTCGGGTACCTGCTTGTAA